The following proteins are encoded in a genomic region of Tenacibaculum sp. 190524A05c:
- a CDS encoding c-type cytochrome, translating to MKISANTIFVSIISVILLFMIFWMVSIQTKYEYPDVTDKVVEARNMELSVKRGRDLFNKEGCYSCHKPDKLDGFRPLVTGKVSREWLFQFIRDEASLLKSKDSIVLVLKEMYNWSNGKHDKKHLNDQELTDILNYLASFN from the coding sequence ATGAAAATATCTGCGAATACCATATTTGTAAGTATTATCTCTGTAATTTTATTATTCATGATTTTCTGGATGGTAAGCATTCAAACGAAATATGAATATCCAGATGTCACTGATAAAGTTGTGGAAGCGAGAAATATGGAACTGTCAGTTAAAAGGGGAAGAGATTTATTTAACAAAGAAGGTTGTTATAGCTGTCATAAACCGGATAAGCTAGATGGATTTAGACCTTTAGTAACTGGTAAAGTATCACGAGAATGGTTATTCCAATTTATCAGAGATGAAGCTTCCTTACTTAAGAGTAAAGATTCGATAGTATTGGTTTTAAAAGAAATGTACAATTGGTCTAATGGAAAACACGATAAGAAGCATTTGAATGATCAAGAATTAACTGATATTTTGAATTATTTGGCTAGTTTTAATTAG
- the rimM gene encoding ribosome maturation factor RimM (Essential for efficient processing of 16S rRNA), whose product MQTKDCFYLGKIVKKHSFKGEVVIKLDTDEPHLYKNLESVFVELGNNLIPFFIEKSSLSKSTMFRVKFEGVDTEADAEAILRSGIYLPLTLLPKLSGNKFYYHEVIGFTVKDVNFGEVGTISSINDSAAQPLFEIDRDGIELFIPMIDDFIKKVDREHKTIEVETPEGLIDLYIN is encoded by the coding sequence ATGCAAACTAAAGATTGTTTTTATTTAGGCAAAATCGTCAAAAAACACAGTTTTAAAGGCGAAGTAGTTATCAAATTAGATACTGACGAGCCTCATCTGTACAAAAATTTGGAATCAGTATTTGTCGAACTCGGCAATAATCTGATTCCTTTTTTTATTGAAAAATCTTCATTGAGCAAAAGCACAATGTTCCGTGTAAAATTCGAAGGTGTTGATACAGAAGCTGACGCCGAAGCGATTTTACGTTCTGGTATTTACTTACCTCTTACCCTACTACCAAAACTTTCTGGAAATAAATTCTATTATCATGAAGTAATTGGTTTTACCGTAAAGGATGTAAATTTTGGTGAAGTTGGAACTATTTCGAGTATTAATGACTCTGCTGCTCAACCATTATTTGAAATAGATAGAGATGGAATTGAATTATTTATTCCAATGATTGATGATTTCATTAAAAAAGTAGATAGGGAACATAAAACTATCGAAGTAGAAACTCCAGAAGGATTGATTGATTTATACATCAATTAA
- a CDS encoding DUF4407 domain-containing protein, with amino-acid sequence MIKQFFLLCSGVDQDLIKDCSNGEQNKYAGIGATVFFTALMAAIAASYALYTVFDNPYTSIFFGFLWGLLIFNLDRFIVSTIKKREKKSQELIQVLPRLFLAMIIAVVISKPLELKIFEKEINQVLLTKKNQMTLENKNQIAQQYIPEIDKLQSEIKGLKDEITAKEIETNKLYETYIAEAEGRKGTKLIGKGPVYKEKRQKHDAALKELTELKQSNSEKIDTKESKIATLIEQQKNSETKTQPIISNFDGLMARIDALNQLPWLPSLFIFLLFLAIETAPIFTKLISHKGEYDYKLENHESKVKSWIQQQVDQRNKIADTDIDINTKVYEDLKSEEELYNYKQKIATDLMKLQADTFFENQKNIL; translated from the coding sequence ATGATCAAACAATTTTTCCTCCTTTGCTCGGGTGTTGATCAAGATTTAATTAAAGATTGTTCCAACGGTGAGCAAAATAAATACGCTGGTATTGGTGCCACTGTATTTTTCACTGCACTTATGGCTGCCATTGCAGCGAGTTATGCTCTTTACACAGTATTTGATAATCCTTATACTTCAATTTTCTTTGGGTTCTTATGGGGTTTATTAATCTTTAATCTCGATCGATTTATTGTTTCTACCATAAAGAAAAGAGAAAAAAAAAGCCAAGAACTCATACAGGTTTTGCCAAGACTATTTTTAGCAATGATTATTGCTGTAGTAATTTCTAAACCTTTGGAACTAAAAATATTTGAAAAAGAAATCAATCAAGTGCTACTGACCAAGAAAAATCAAATGACCTTGGAAAACAAAAATCAAATTGCACAACAGTACATTCCTGAGATTGATAAATTACAATCTGAAATAAAAGGTTTAAAAGATGAAATAACCGCCAAAGAAATTGAAACCAATAAACTTTACGAAACTTACATTGCAGAAGCAGAAGGGAGAAAAGGAACGAAACTTATCGGAAAAGGTCCTGTGTATAAAGAAAAAAGACAAAAACATGATGCTGCACTTAAAGAACTCACTGAATTAAAACAATCGAATTCTGAGAAAATTGACACTAAAGAATCAAAAATAGCGACTTTAATAGAACAGCAAAAAAACTCAGAGACAAAAACCCAACCGATTATTTCAAATTTCGACGGTTTAATGGCTCGAATTGACGCTTTGAATCAACTTCCTTGGCTTCCATCATTATTTATATTTTTATTGTTTTTAGCAATTGAAACTGCTCCTATTTTCACCAAACTAATCAGTCATAAAGGTGAATACGATTATAAGTTAGAAAATCATGAATCGAAGGTAAAATCATGGATTCAACAACAAGTTGATCAACGTAACAAAATAGCTGATACTGATATAGATATCAACACTAAAGTGTACGAAGATTTAAAATCAGAAGAAGAGCTATATAACTACAAACAGAAAATAGCAACCGATTTAATGAAGCTTCAAGCTGATACATTTTTCGAAAACCAAAAGAATATATTATAA
- a CDS encoding 30S ribosomal protein S16: MPVKIRLQRHGKKGKPFYWVVAADSRAKRDGRFLEKIGTYNPNTNPATINLDVDSAVKWLENGAQPTDTARALLSYKGALLKHHLAGGVRKGALTEEQAEAKFNAWLEEKAAKVAGKVDSLAKAQEDAKAKALEAEKAVNEARIAAKAPVVDSEDAATEEGGDSEE; this comes from the coding sequence ATGCCTGTAAAAATTCGTTTACAAAGACACGGTAAAAAAGGAAAACCATTTTACTGGGTGGTTGCTGCAGATTCTAGAGCTAAAAGAGACGGTCGTTTCTTAGAGAAAATCGGAACGTACAACCCAAACACTAACCCTGCAACTATTAACTTAGACGTTGATTCTGCTGTAAAGTGGTTAGAAAATGGTGCTCAACCTACTGACACTGCAAGAGCTTTATTATCTTATAAAGGTGCTTTATTAAAGCATCACTTAGCTGGAGGTGTTAGAAAAGGTGCTTTAACAGAAGAGCAAGCTGAAGCTAAGTTTAACGCTTGGTTAGAAGAAAAAGCTGCTAAAGTTGCTGGTAAAGTAGATAGTTTAGCTAAAGCTCAAGAAGATGCTAAAGCTAAAGCTTTAGAAGCTGAAAAAGCTGTTAATGAAGCTCGTATTGCTGCAAAAGCTCCTGTAGTAGATAGCGAAGATGCTGCTACTGAAGAAGGTGGAGATAGCGAAGAGTAA
- a CDS encoding cold shock domain-containing protein encodes MKEGTVKFFNESKGFGFITETGSGTEYFVHISGLVDEVKQGDTVEFELKEGRKGLNAVSVRVI; translated from the coding sequence ATGAAAGAAGGAACGGTAAAGTTCTTCAATGAATCTAAAGGTTTTGGATTCATCACAGAAACAGGTTCAGGAACAGAATACTTTGTACACATCTCTGGTTTAGTAGATGAAGTAAAACAAGGTGATACTGTTGAATTCGAGCTAAAAGAAGGTAGAAAAGGATTAAACGCTGTAAGTGTTAGAGTAATTTAA
- a CDS encoding BlaI/MecI/CopY family transcriptional regulator: MQLSKTEEQLMQLLWKLKKGFMKDILSEFPEPKPATTTVATLLKRMRDKGFIDYKLYGKSREYYPLVKKTDYFSKHVNGLIKNFFNDSASQFASFFTKETDLSVTELEELRKIIDNQIKEQKK, encoded by the coding sequence ATGCAGTTAAGCAAAACCGAGGAACAATTAATGCAATTATTATGGAAGTTAAAGAAAGGATTCATGAAAGACATCCTATCCGAATTTCCAGAACCTAAACCAGCTACTACAACAGTTGCTACGCTTTTAAAAAGAATGCGTGATAAAGGATTTATCGATTATAAATTATACGGTAAATCAAGAGAGTATTATCCTCTTGTTAAAAAGACAGACTATTTCTCAAAACACGTTAACGGTTTAATTAAAAACTTCTTTAACGATTCCGCTAGCCAATTTGCATCGTTCTTTACCAAAGAAACAGACTTATCTGTAACCGAATTAGAAGAACTACGTAAAATCATAGACAATCAAATAAAAGAGCAGAAAAAATGA
- a CDS encoding DUF3857 domain-containing protein, producing the protein MRKLFIMLTLLVSISVASQEIKFGKVSKQALEEEYYPLDSTANAAYLLKQRKTFYEYNRNAGFRIVSYFHYRLKVYNKQGLDRATFKIYYASKSGSTEKISSVKGYTFNLNENGEITKDKLSDKSIFKERQSEYRSVKKVTMPNVKEGSIIDLKYKLTSPYIYIVDDLSFQTNIPIKKLHIEIETPEWFVFNKIGKGFYTIPPKSSKKTRDLNFNVDIYDGENIPALRDNEPFVSNINNYYGGLKYELSYTQFPNSTIKTYSDSWENVSKQIYKSSKFGGELERTSYFKEDLQNILAQAKGDVQKALAIFEHVKNKVQWNSEYGKFTRDGTKEAYKKGTGNVAEINLILTAMLREAGLGANPVLVSTRNHNIPIFPTLDGFNYVVSLVEFTDGTSMLLDATEKYAMPNVLPYRALNWNGRKVTKEGYSTWVNLNAPKHSSETNTLKVKLDEEGTVEGLLRTKDEMLSAMLGRKRYNQYEDDEVISKLEEKYDIEIENFRASNKENVYKSYNKMLKFSSEDLVENINGKLLINPLLFLTDKTNPFKSEERTFPVDFASAWKETNNVSIQLPEGYKAESIPEQFAIGLPDNLGFFKFKVTNTGKTVNINSIIQINSPIIAPNYYSSLKEFYTKVIAKQKEQIVLVKG; encoded by the coding sequence ATGAGGAAATTATTTATCATGCTAACCTTGTTAGTGTCAATCTCAGTTGCTTCACAAGAAATTAAATTCGGAAAGGTATCCAAACAAGCATTAGAAGAAGAGTATTACCCATTAGATTCAACAGCTAATGCTGCTTACTTACTAAAACAAAGAAAAACATTCTACGAATACAATAGAAATGCAGGGTTTCGAATTGTAAGTTACTTTCATTACCGCTTAAAAGTATACAACAAACAAGGTCTTGACAGAGCTACATTCAAAATTTACTATGCTTCCAAATCTGGTAGTACAGAAAAAATTTCTAGCGTTAAAGGGTATACTTTCAATCTAAATGAAAATGGTGAAATTACTAAGGATAAATTGAGTGATAAAAGTATTTTCAAGGAAAGACAATCTGAATACAGAAGTGTAAAAAAAGTAACAATGCCAAATGTAAAGGAAGGTTCTATAATTGATTTAAAATACAAACTTACTTCCCCTTACATCTACATTGTTGATGATTTATCTTTTCAAACCAATATTCCAATAAAAAAATTACATATAGAGATTGAAACTCCAGAATGGTTTGTGTTTAATAAAATAGGTAAAGGTTTTTATACTATACCTCCAAAGAGTTCGAAAAAAACAAGGGATCTTAATTTTAATGTTGATATTTATGATGGAGAAAATATACCAGCATTGAGAGATAATGAGCCATTTGTTTCTAACATTAATAACTACTATGGTGGATTAAAATATGAATTATCTTATACTCAATTTCCAAATTCCACAATCAAAACTTATTCGGATTCTTGGGAAAATGTAAGTAAGCAAATTTATAAATCTTCTAAGTTTGGAGGAGAACTTGAAAGAACGAGTTACTTTAAAGAAGATCTACAAAATATACTTGCTCAAGCCAAAGGAGATGTTCAGAAAGCTCTTGCTATTTTCGAACATGTTAAAAACAAAGTTCAATGGAATTCAGAATATGGAAAATTCACAAGAGATGGAACGAAAGAAGCATATAAAAAAGGAACTGGTAATGTTGCTGAAATTAATCTAATCCTTACTGCTATGCTAAGAGAAGCAGGACTCGGAGCGAATCCCGTTTTAGTAAGCACTCGTAATCATAACATCCCTATTTTCCCTACTCTAGATGGATTTAATTATGTAGTTAGCTTAGTTGAGTTTACTGACGGGACTTCAATGTTACTTGACGCTACGGAAAAATATGCGATGCCAAATGTATTACCATATAGAGCTTTAAATTGGAATGGAAGAAAAGTTACTAAAGAAGGGTATTCTACTTGGGTTAATTTAAACGCTCCAAAACATTCATCTGAAACTAATACCTTAAAAGTAAAACTTGATGAAGAAGGAACGGTAGAAGGGTTATTAAGAACTAAAGATGAAATGCTTAGCGCAATGTTAGGTAGAAAACGATATAATCAATATGAAGATGATGAAGTTATTTCTAAACTTGAAGAGAAATATGATATTGAAATAGAAAACTTTAGAGCTAGTAATAAAGAAAATGTTTACAAGTCGTATAACAAAATGCTTAAGTTTAGCTCAGAGGATTTAGTTGAAAACATTAATGGTAAATTATTAATTAACCCATTATTGTTCTTAACAGATAAAACAAACCCTTTCAAGTCTGAAGAAAGAACTTTTCCTGTTGATTTTGCCTCTGCTTGGAAAGAAACAAATAATGTTTCAATTCAATTACCAGAAGGCTATAAAGCTGAATCCATTCCAGAACAATTTGCTATCGGATTACCTGATAACCTTGGATTCTTTAAATTCAAAGTAACAAATACAGGTAAAACTGTTAATATTAATTCTATTATTCAAATTAACAGTCCGATTATCGCTCCAAATTACTACAGTAGTTTAAAAGAGTTTTACACAAAAGTTATTGCGAAACAAAAAGAACAAATTGTATTAGTCAAAGGATAA
- a CDS encoding M56 family metallopeptidase, translating to MEREKMHQFNRFYLLGSVLFSFLAPLYNIIVYIPIETIVEPMLMDEAFIETDLVVQEEPINYLVILLLISATISFIFFIRFGINLFKIFNKIRSNDSIKIDKAVLVLVDDEINPHTFWNYIFINKNDYTSQNIEKELLTHELTHVTQKHTIDVLFIELLKIIFWFNPLFYVLKKFIQLNHEFIADNKVIHLHKNISEYQHLLLNRAAWNNDYYLASNLNYSLTKKRLVMMSTRTSKVNHWLKKIAVIPLLTGSIYVFAERVEKFQEIETINEHRNNESDSYLEVVEGENTKETSTPEYHYTKQTFWVKGNNGKQVAKKYYELSERLRKKWLLFPKNKKENLTQSELNTLKDAQNYVVRINGVVINNSDLSNYKNTDFVAYSYDKIHKLAKLNQQFHYNLLTGDGFETLKNLKTIIKKEKAQNNSKQSIPDEELTSTSVNPAKKEQFLASVERTNNNVVLKCYNCKRWAKLKIPLHKEFTITDWGFTNNSNISTGEYAFTIKVTEKDVHFKGLKNTAWQTLGFTLFENKKQYINQNGMIAYEENLKKDIDLKLKGVDNLELSFPENPKFTVSQESYSDDLIFYNEQKSDYDQIRKISPNYINSSPERKNELDELYSQLGLLYWELSIEDRNKAKRAARPYAPYIKIKKINDFYYKLPSELTDEDKLFIQPTPPNPDATEEEKEKYKPIFAKWVRKVNKYLKEKEARQSNNESQDKPKKGMVKINGQDLYYVTNNKGTTYYNRWGQQVDKTGKIINPEKKFPVVRKGDDSNIPPPPQKASKKYKDVKVIEDKKGELYMVLTESNGKKVVKKMADLTPEEKKQLPPPPPPADPSTIKKQNSKITIDKIDKLSNKEILSISNNGSQKDPIIYLNGKEINKQEYLKIDKQTIKKVHVNKKEGKHGAVYITTK from the coding sequence TTGGAACGCGAAAAGATGCACCAATTCAATCGTTTCTACCTTTTAGGTAGTGTACTATTTTCATTCTTAGCTCCACTCTATAACATTATCGTTTATATACCGATAGAAACAATAGTAGAACCAATGCTAATGGATGAAGCCTTTATTGAAACAGACCTGGTGGTTCAAGAAGAGCCAATAAATTACTTAGTTATTTTATTACTTATTTCAGCAACTATTTCATTTATATTTTTCATTCGCTTCGGAATTAATCTCTTTAAGATTTTTAATAAAATCCGAAGTAATGACAGTATTAAAATCGATAAAGCCGTTTTAGTTCTAGTAGATGATGAAATTAATCCACATACCTTTTGGAATTATATCTTTATTAATAAAAACGACTATACTTCTCAAAATATAGAAAAGGAATTATTAACTCATGAGTTAACGCATGTTACTCAAAAACATACTATAGACGTACTTTTTATAGAGCTATTGAAAATAATTTTTTGGTTCAACCCTCTATTCTATGTACTTAAGAAATTCATTCAGCTTAACCACGAATTTATAGCAGATAACAAGGTGATTCACCTTCATAAAAATATTTCCGAGTATCAGCACTTACTTTTAAACAGAGCTGCTTGGAACAACGATTATTACCTGGCCAGTAATTTGAATTATTCATTAACAAAAAAACGATTAGTTATGATGAGCACAAGAACATCAAAAGTCAACCATTGGCTGAAAAAAATTGCGGTAATTCCATTACTAACTGGAAGCATTTACGTTTTTGCCGAGCGTGTTGAAAAGTTTCAAGAAATAGAAACTATTAACGAACATAGAAACAACGAAAGCGATTCTTATTTAGAAGTTGTTGAAGGAGAAAACACAAAAGAAACGAGTACTCCTGAATACCATTACACCAAACAAACATTTTGGGTTAAAGGTAACAACGGTAAACAAGTTGCTAAAAAGTATTACGAATTATCAGAAAGATTACGCAAAAAATGGTTGCTATTTCCAAAAAACAAAAAGGAAAATTTAACTCAAAGTGAATTAAACACACTTAAAGATGCACAAAATTACGTTGTAAGAATAAACGGTGTTGTAATTAATAACTCTGATCTTTCTAACTACAAAAACACCGATTTTGTTGCTTACTCTTATGATAAGATTCATAAACTAGCAAAGTTAAATCAACAATTTCATTATAATCTATTAACAGGAGATGGTTTTGAGACGTTAAAAAACCTAAAAACGATTATTAAAAAAGAGAAAGCTCAAAACAATTCAAAGCAAAGTATTCCTGATGAAGAATTAACTTCAACTAGTGTAAATCCTGCCAAAAAAGAACAGTTCTTAGCATCGGTAGAAAGAACTAATAATAATGTTGTTTTAAAATGCTATAACTGCAAACGTTGGGCAAAATTAAAAATCCCATTACATAAAGAATTTACAATTACAGACTGGGGTTTCACAAATAACAGCAATATCTCAACAGGTGAATATGCATTTACGATCAAGGTGACAGAAAAGGATGTACACTTTAAAGGATTAAAAAACACTGCATGGCAAACCTTAGGTTTTACATTATTTGAAAATAAAAAGCAGTATATCAATCAGAATGGGATGATTGCCTATGAAGAAAATTTAAAAAAGGACATTGATTTAAAATTAAAGGGAGTTGACAATTTAGAATTATCATTTCCAGAAAACCCTAAATTTACAGTTTCTCAGGAAAGTTATAGCGATGATTTAATTTTTTACAATGAACAAAAATCAGACTATGATCAAATTAGAAAAATTAGCCCTAATTACATCAACAGTAGTCCTGAACGTAAAAATGAGTTAGACGAATTATACTCGCAATTAGGTCTGCTATATTGGGAACTTTCAATTGAGGATAGAAATAAAGCTAAACGCGCTGCTCGCCCTTATGCTCCGTACATAAAAATCAAAAAAATAAACGATTTTTATTACAAGTTACCGAGTGAACTTACAGATGAAGATAAATTGTTTATCCAACCAACACCTCCAAATCCTGATGCAACAGAAGAGGAAAAGGAAAAATATAAACCAATCTTTGCTAAATGGGTTAGAAAGGTAAATAAATACCTGAAAGAGAAAGAGGCACGTCAATCAAATAATGAGTCGCAAGACAAACCCAAAAAAGGAATGGTTAAAATAAATGGTCAAGACCTATATTATGTTACAAATAATAAAGGAACCACATATTATAACCGTTGGGGACAACAAGTTGACAAAACTGGGAAAATTATAAATCCTGAAAAGAAATTTCCTGTAGTAAGAAAAGGAGACGATTCAAATATTCCTCCTCCACCTCAAAAAGCTTCAAAGAAATACAAGGATGTTAAGGTAATTGAGGATAAAAAAGGAGAATTATACATGGTTTTAACGGAAAGTAATGGTAAAAAAGTGGTTAAAAAAATGGCTGACTTAACTCCAGAAGAGAAAAAACAGCTACCACCTCCGCCACCACCAGCTGACCCAAGTACAATTAAAAAGCAAAATTCAAAAATTACTATTGACAAAATAGATAAGTTATCTAATAAAGAAATCCTGTCGATTTCAAATAATGGAAGTCAAAAAGACCCAATTATATACTTAAACGGTAAAGAAATCAATAAACAGGAATACTTAAAAATAGATAAGCAAACTATTAAAAAAGTACACGTAAATAAAAAAGAGGGAAAACACGGAGCAGTATATATTACTACAAAATAA
- a CDS encoding c-type cytochrome: protein MKISANVIFGSIVAIILLFMIFWMVSIQTTTDYDQTKHTLDNEKVKQIDPTLALSVKRGKELFLNNSCSSCHRVHSRHSILTNIKERREMKWLIQYIKDEQILINQKDIDVIALNAEWNSNTSEHYNPNLSESDVKDILNYVDGY from the coding sequence ATGAAAATCTCTGCAAATGTAATTTTCGGAAGTATTGTAGCTATTATTCTGTTATTTATGATTTTCTGGATGGTAAGTATTCAAACAACAACTGATTATGATCAAACAAAACATACTCTAGATAATGAAAAAGTTAAACAGATTGATCCGACGTTAGCTTTGTCGGTAAAAAGAGGTAAGGAATTATTTTTAAATAACAGCTGTTCAAGTTGCCATAGAGTACATTCTCGACATTCAATACTTACTAATATAAAAGAAAGAAGAGAAATGAAATGGCTAATTCAATACATTAAGGATGAGCAGATTCTAATAAATCAGAAGGATATTGATGTAATCGCTTTGAATGCTGAATGGAATTCAAATACATCAGAGCATTATAATCCTAACCTTTCAGAAAGTGATGTTAAGGATATTTTAAATTATGTTGATGGTTATTAA
- a CDS encoding VOC family protein, whose product MKIDTIHHIAIICSDYDVSKWFYTQILGFKVEQEVYRKERASYKLDLSLNGTYLIELFSFPNPPKRASFPEATGLRHIAFGVRDLKAWKDYLESNNVICQEIRIDEFTGKQFFFFNDPDNLPIELYEI is encoded by the coding sequence ATGAAAATTGATACTATTCATCATATCGCAATTATTTGTTCTGATTATGATGTTTCAAAGTGGTTCTATACGCAGATTTTAGGATTTAAAGTAGAACAAGAAGTTTATCGAAAAGAAAGAGCATCCTATAAGTTGGATTTGTCTTTAAATGGAACGTATTTGATAGAATTATTTTCTTTTCCAAATCCACCAAAAAGAGCTTCTTTTCCTGAGGCAACAGGTTTACGTCATATTGCTTTCGGAGTTAGAGATTTAAAAGCATGGAAAGATTATTTAGAATCTAATAATGTAATTTGCCAAGAAATTAGAATTGATGAATTTACGGGAAAACAATTTTTCTTTTTTAATGATCCGGATAATTTACCAATTGAGCTATATGAAATTTAA